A part of Bacillus thuringiensis genomic DNA contains:
- a CDS encoding amino acid ABC transporter ATP-binding protein: MLIEFRNVNKYYGNFQVLKDINVQVKKGEVVVVVGPSGSGKSTLLRCINQLETITDGELMVQNTEVHNVKTDMNELRRNIGMVFQHFYLYPHKTVLQNITLAPIKVNKVSKEEAEKTAMFYLEKVGIPEKASVYPHQLSGGQQQRVAIARGLAMQPEIMLFDEPTSALDPEMIGEVLDVMKTLAKEGMTMVVVTHEMGFAREVADRILFMDDGKIIEDTTPAQFFVSPEQERARLFLRRVLNH, from the coding sequence ATGTTGATAGAGTTTCGTAATGTAAATAAATATTATGGTAACTTTCAAGTTTTAAAAGATATTAATGTACAAGTGAAAAAAGGTGAAGTGGTAGTAGTTGTTGGGCCGTCTGGATCAGGAAAAAGCACGTTGCTTCGGTGTATAAATCAGCTAGAGACAATTACAGACGGAGAGTTAATGGTACAAAATACGGAGGTACACAATGTAAAAACAGATATGAATGAATTACGTCGAAATATCGGAATGGTCTTTCAACATTTTTATTTATATCCACATAAAACGGTTCTTCAAAATATTACACTAGCACCGATTAAAGTAAACAAAGTTTCAAAAGAAGAAGCTGAGAAAACAGCGATGTTTTATTTAGAGAAAGTAGGAATCCCGGAGAAGGCTAGTGTATACCCGCATCAATTATCCGGAGGACAACAGCAAAGGGTAGCAATTGCTAGAGGGCTCGCAATGCAGCCGGAAATTATGCTATTCGATGAGCCTACATCTGCTCTTGATCCAGAGATGATTGGTGAAGTACTTGATGTTATGAAAACGCTAGCTAAAGAAGGGATGACGATGGTCGTTGTCACGCATGAAATGGGATTTGCTCGAGAAGTAGCAGATCGGATTTTATTTATGGATGATGGCAAGATCATTGAGGATACAACACCAGCGCAATTCTTTGTAAGTCCTGAACAAGAAAGAGCGCGTCTATTTTTAAGAAGAGTGTTAAACCATTAA
- the glnH gene encoding glutamine ABC transporter substrate-binding protein GlnH, which yields MLKMKKLFTLIVFSCLFVLVVAGCGSKKDEAKETNTKQGGAVEQIKKRGKLVVGVKNDTNLFGLKNPSTGQVEGFDVDIAKALAKKILGDEKKLELKEVTSKTRIPLLKNGDIDAIIATMTITEERKKEVDFSDVYFKAGQSLLVKKGVDIKGIDDVKKGVKVLAVKGSTSTNNIRQKSPEATVLEFENYSEAFTALKAGKGDVLTTDNAILYGMAKQDSNYEVVGKIFTDEPYGIAVQKGAGDLTKEINSLLENMKASGEYDKLYEKWIGQKQEK from the coding sequence ATGCTTAAAATGAAAAAGTTGTTTACCTTAATTGTATTCTCATGTTTATTCGTGCTTGTCGTTGCTGGATGCGGAAGTAAAAAAGATGAGGCGAAAGAAACGAATACGAAGCAAGGCGGGGCCGTGGAGCAAATTAAAAAGCGCGGGAAATTAGTAGTTGGGGTGAAGAATGATACGAACTTATTTGGATTGAAAAACCCTTCAACAGGGCAGGTAGAAGGATTTGATGTTGATATCGCAAAGGCGCTTGCGAAAAAAATTCTTGGAGATGAAAAGAAACTAGAATTAAAAGAAGTAACGTCTAAAACGCGTATTCCACTACTGAAAAACGGTGATATCGATGCAATTATCGCAACAATGACAATTACGGAAGAACGTAAAAAAGAAGTTGATTTTTCAGATGTATATTTTAAAGCAGGGCAATCGTTACTTGTGAAAAAGGGAGTTGATATTAAAGGTATTGATGATGTGAAAAAGGGTGTAAAAGTGTTAGCTGTAAAAGGTTCAACGTCTACAAATAATATTCGTCAAAAGTCACCGGAAGCGACCGTATTAGAATTTGAAAATTACAGTGAGGCGTTTACGGCGTTAAAAGCAGGGAAAGGCGATGTTTTAACGACAGATAATGCAATTCTTTACGGAATGGCAAAACAAGATTCTAATTATGAAGTTGTAGGGAAAATTTTTACGGATGAACCGTACGGAATTGCAGTGCAAAAAGGTGCAGGTGATTTAACGAAAGAGATTAATAGCTTGCTAGAAAATATGAAGGCGAGTGGGGAGTACGACAAATTGTATGAGAAATGGATTGGGCAAAAACAAGAGAAGTAA
- a CDS encoding GerAB/ArcD/ProY family transporter, with protein MTNTQSKISLVQFTFFVMQCQIGVGILSLPNRLHPIAKGGGWISALIAGLAIQLIILLMWLFLKRFPDADMYESVCILFGNKLGKLLGFLYVFYFTLIGMTVMLNACNVIKVWILQATPWSAILILFTIACCYVAYNTFKVIVRFYVMASILILPMALLIALGLSRADFSYIFPITEAGWWNIIQASKETITAMYGFEIILIAFPKVNGSSVAKLKAISIANGLVTLFYTFTVWICFIVFSPKQIELIPEPVAYLLRSLHIGIIDRTDLLFIPIWMITVVASIASYYCAASIGIGHIFNLANHKKAVPIVGLLSFIVAVFIDTPEELKVIATFTDKFTYIFIVVLPLLFLLYSVIRNKKGEQYVQKKS; from the coding sequence GTGACAAACACGCAAAGTAAAATCTCGCTAGTTCAATTTACCTTTTTCGTTATGCAATGCCAAATTGGAGTAGGCATCCTTTCTCTACCAAACCGCCTTCACCCAATCGCTAAAGGTGGGGGCTGGATTTCTGCACTCATCGCTGGATTGGCAATTCAACTTATCATTTTGCTTATGTGGCTTTTCTTAAAACGATTTCCTGATGCTGATATGTATGAAAGTGTTTGTATCCTATTTGGTAATAAACTTGGAAAACTATTAGGTTTTCTTTATGTTTTTTATTTTACTCTTATCGGTATGACAGTTATGTTAAACGCTTGTAATGTCATTAAAGTTTGGATATTACAGGCAACTCCTTGGTCTGCCATTCTCATCCTATTTACAATAGCTTGTTGTTATGTAGCCTATAATACATTTAAAGTCATCGTACGATTTTATGTCATGGCCTCCATTCTCATTTTACCTATGGCACTTTTAATTGCCCTAGGGCTTTCCCGGGCTGATTTTTCTTATATTTTCCCCATTACAGAGGCTGGATGGTGGAATATTATTCAAGCATCGAAAGAAACAATTACAGCCATGTATGGTTTTGAAATTATTCTTATCGCTTTTCCAAAAGTAAACGGGAGTTCTGTGGCAAAACTAAAGGCCATTTCTATCGCTAATGGACTTGTAACTCTTTTTTATACTTTTACTGTTTGGATTTGCTTTATCGTATTCAGTCCAAAACAAATTGAACTTATTCCAGAACCAGTTGCTTATTTATTACGCTCCTTGCATATAGGGATTATAGATCGAACTGATTTACTATTCATACCAATATGGATGATAACAGTTGTCGCTTCTATTGCTAGTTATTATTGTGCTGCTTCAATCGGAATTGGACATATCTTCAATCTTGCTAATCATAAAAAAGCCGTCCCTATTGTTGGACTTCTTTCTTTTATAGTCGCCGTATTTATAGATACACCCGAAGAATTAAAAGTAATTGCAACTTTCACTGATAAGTTCACCTATATTTTCATAGTTGTCCTCCCTCTTTTATTTCTACTTTATTCAGTAATAAGAAATAAGAAAGGAGAGCAGTATGTTCAAAAAAAGAGTTAA
- the gerKA gene encoding spore germination protein GerKA, giving the protein MSEQKSSQHDNNKKHMFPSLPENINYLENKLFHSDDIKKLDLPFQNGKGTILYIESLSDPNLIHQLALEPLLTRSDLSLEKAFSTLNMKKETNLNYGVQLLLQGKSLYFHEHVDSFCIFETALSLKRDITEPDNEGIVRGPHTGFVEDLATNLASIRKLIKSPNVVVKYFTLGEEMHTKVAIAYMQNIANEDLVAEVKRRLEMIKTDALMPPGYIQEFIEDTSFSPFPQQLNTERPDRVAANLMEGRVAILSDGDPTALIVPVTLFAFYQSPDDYNNRWIVGSFIRMIRLVSFLIAFLLPALYIATVAFHPDVLPLELVYTIKASLEKVPLPPIFEALLMELIFELLREAGIRLPSRVGQTIGIVGGLVIGDAIVKAGLVSYTMIIVVALTAISSFLVPSNDMSSAVRILRFPLMILAAIFGYVGISFGLIITFVHLCQLHSFHTPYLSPLAPMRIKDMKDSFVRLPIWSFWERPHDPKPKEMQRQHVTREDEDGDKHAK; this is encoded by the coding sequence ATGTCCGAACAGAAAAGTTCACAACATGATAATAACAAAAAGCATATGTTTCCATCACTTCCGGAGAACATTAATTACCTTGAAAATAAACTTTTCCATTCTGATGATATAAAAAAATTAGATCTCCCTTTTCAAAACGGAAAAGGAACGATCTTATATATCGAATCTTTATCAGATCCAAATTTAATTCATCAATTAGCTCTTGAGCCATTATTAACAAGGTCTGATTTATCTTTAGAGAAAGCTTTTTCTACGTTAAATATGAAAAAAGAAACGAATTTAAATTATGGGGTACAACTTTTATTACAAGGCAAATCCTTATATTTTCATGAACATGTCGACAGTTTTTGTATTTTCGAAACAGCTTTATCTTTAAAGAGAGATATAACAGAACCTGATAATGAAGGTATTGTACGTGGACCCCATACTGGTTTTGTAGAAGATTTAGCAACCAATTTAGCTTCTATTCGTAAACTCATAAAAAGTCCAAATGTCGTCGTTAAATATTTCACACTTGGTGAAGAAATGCATACAAAAGTGGCAATTGCTTATATGCAAAATATAGCGAATGAAGATCTCGTTGCAGAAGTAAAAAGAAGGTTAGAAATGATTAAGACAGATGCACTTATGCCTCCAGGATACATACAAGAATTTATAGAAGATACGTCTTTCTCACCCTTTCCGCAGCAATTAAATACAGAGCGTCCAGATAGAGTCGCAGCAAATTTAATGGAAGGACGAGTTGCTATTTTATCTGACGGAGATCCAACAGCGCTCATCGTACCTGTTACGTTATTCGCTTTCTATCAATCACCAGATGATTATAATAACCGCTGGATTGTCGGTTCTTTCATCCGAATGATTCGCTTAGTAAGTTTTTTAATTGCCTTTCTCTTGCCAGCTTTATATATTGCAACTGTCGCTTTTCATCCTGACGTGTTGCCGCTCGAACTTGTGTATACCATTAAAGCTTCATTAGAGAAAGTACCGCTTCCTCCTATTTTTGAAGCTCTCTTAATGGAGTTAATTTTCGAATTATTACGGGAAGCTGGTATTCGTCTGCCGAGCCGCGTTGGACAAACGATCGGTATTGTAGGTGGTTTAGTAATTGGTGATGCGATTGTAAAAGCCGGCCTCGTTTCTTACACAATGATTATCGTTGTAGCTTTAACTGCAATCTCATCTTTTCTCGTTCCATCAAACGATATGAGCTCAGCAGTTCGAATTCTTCGTTTTCCATTAATGATTCTTGCTGCCATATTCGGATATGTAGGAATATCATTTGGTCTAATTATAACTTTCGTTCACTTATGTCAGCTTCATTCTTTTCATACACCATATCTTTCTCCTCTTGCACCAATGCGGATAAAGGATATGAAAGATTCTTTCGTAAGACTTCCAATTTGGTCGTTTTGGGAACGACCACATGATCCAAAGCCAAAAGAAATGCAACGACAACATGTAACGAGAGAGGATGAGGACGGTGACAAACACGCAAAGTAA
- a CDS encoding phosphotransferase enzyme family protein, giving the protein MEIAVERVFTKEILKTAASLFHVTVEEKPLGDFENYIFKAKGDNSEEYVLRLTHSSHRSKKEVEAELDFLRYVAEKGAKVAGPLYSTSQNLVEEIGAEDGTFFFASLFTYAKGEQVKGEESSYWGDAYFEAWGKAIGQLHRLTMNYPKTNYRDTWEEDESGIVNELEDDQVKKIAAVLMDEIKALPIERETFGLMHGDIHPGNFHYDGKELTIFDFDDAAYNYFIHDLAMVLYYSVLFTPWTAEEKTIFARKQLQVLRKGYEYEHKLADSWYESLPLFLRLRDIGLYGTLQKKFKGKDMPDNFRELSEELYERIISKEAIVNI; this is encoded by the coding sequence ATGGAAATAGCTGTAGAACGTGTTTTTACAAAAGAGATTTTAAAAACAGCAGCGAGTTTGTTTCATGTAACAGTGGAAGAAAAGCCACTTGGAGACTTTGAAAATTATATTTTTAAGGCGAAGGGTGATAATAGTGAAGAGTACGTATTACGTTTAACCCACTCTTCTCATCGTTCCAAAAAAGAAGTAGAGGCTGAACTAGATTTTTTACGATATGTTGCGGAGAAAGGAGCAAAGGTAGCAGGACCTCTTTATTCAACTTCTCAAAATCTTGTAGAAGAAATCGGAGCAGAGGATGGAACTTTCTTTTTCGCATCCTTATTTACATATGCAAAAGGTGAGCAAGTAAAAGGAGAAGAATCGTCTTATTGGGGAGATGCTTACTTTGAAGCATGGGGAAAAGCAATTGGACAACTGCACCGCCTAACAATGAACTATCCTAAAACAAATTATCGTGATACGTGGGAAGAAGACGAAAGTGGAATTGTTAATGAATTAGAAGATGATCAAGTGAAAAAGATTGCAGCGGTATTAATGGATGAAATAAAGGCTCTTCCAATTGAAAGAGAAACGTTTGGCCTTATGCACGGTGACATCCATCCAGGTAATTTTCATTATGATGGAAAAGAGCTAACAATCTTTGATTTTGATGATGCGGCTTATAATTACTTTATACATGATTTAGCGATGGTTCTCTATTACTCTGTTCTATTTACACCATGGACAGCGGAGGAGAAGACGATATTCGCTCGTAAACAGTTACAAGTGCTAAGAAAAGGATACGAATATGAACACAAGCTGGCGGATAGTTGGTATGAATCGTTACCGCTATTTTTACGCTTACGCGATATAGGTTTATATGGCACACTCCAAAAGAAGTTTAAGGGGAAAGATATGCCAGATAACTTCCGGGAATTATCTGAAGAATTATATGAAAGAATTATAAGCAAAGAAGCGATTGTGAATATATAA
- a CDS encoding amino acid ABC transporter permease, with protein MPDFSILTNNIDMYVEGFKYTVMSSVIALIGSFILGVVLAIMRIAPIRILNWLGATFVEFVRNIPLVLIAFIFYFALPVIGITLNGFVAGTVTLTVYTASFIAEVIRAGILSVAKGQMEAARSSGLTYTQAMYHVVLPQAMKIVIPPLGNQFLNLVKNSSILGIIAGTDLMYQGDLISTKTFVTFDVYIFVGMFYLILTIPLSMLVRYLEKRLAKEAV; from the coding sequence GTGCCTGATTTTTCTATATTAACGAATAACATTGATATGTATGTAGAAGGCTTTAAGTATACAGTTATGTCTAGTGTAATCGCATTAATAGGCAGTTTTATTTTAGGTGTAGTATTGGCGATAATGCGTATTGCACCGATCCGCATTTTAAATTGGTTGGGAGCCACTTTTGTAGAGTTTGTAAGAAATATTCCGCTCGTATTAATTGCATTTATATTCTATTTTGCTTTACCTGTAATAGGAATCACTTTAAATGGTTTTGTAGCAGGGACAGTTACGCTTACTGTATATACTGCATCGTTTATTGCAGAAGTTATTCGCGCTGGTATTCTATCAGTCGCGAAAGGTCAAATGGAAGCAGCACGTTCCTCAGGATTGACTTATACGCAAGCAATGTACCATGTCGTTTTACCTCAAGCGATGAAAATCGTAATCCCTCCTTTAGGAAATCAATTTCTCAATTTAGTAAAAAACTCTTCCATACTCGGAATTATAGCTGGTACGGATTTGATGTATCAAGGAGATTTAATTTCAACGAAAACGTTTGTTACGTTTGATGTCTATATATTTGTCGGGATGTTTTATTTAATATTAACAATTCCGCTCAGTATGCTAGTGCGTTATTTAGAAAAACGCTTAGCAAAGGAGGCGGTGTAA
- a CDS encoding alanine/glycine:cation symporter family protein yields the protein MEAIVNWINNIVWSPALVYLCLGVGLYFSIRTRFLQVRHVGEMVRLTFKGEKSEAGVSSFQALALSLSGRVGTGNIAGVATAVAFGGPGAVFWMWAVAFLGAGSAYVESTLAQIYKTKHQGQFRGGPAYYIEKGLGVKWYALVFVAATIIATGLLLPGVQANSIAVSLETAFGINTTVSGALLVVVLAIIIFGGVKRIVNVAQVVVPFMAVGYILVACVIVAMNIEKLPEAFMLIIRSAFALEAAFGGIIGLAISWGVKRGIYSNEAGQGTGPHAAAAAEVSHPAKQGLVQAFSVYIDTLFVCSATAFMMIITGMYNVFDASGKNFIVNKLNGAQPGPGYTQAAVESVFPGFGNGFVAISLLFFAFTTIMAYYYIAETNIAYLNRDKDRPWLSMILKFVFLGAVFYGCIKTAATAWALGDIGVGIMAWVNIIAILLLQKPALVALKDYEKQKKEGKDPVFDPGPLGIKNADFWEHEYGKDKKEEVS from the coding sequence TTGGAAGCTATCGTAAATTGGATAAATAATATTGTTTGGAGTCCAGCACTTGTTTATTTATGTCTAGGAGTAGGGTTATATTTTTCCATTCGAACGAGGTTTTTACAAGTAAGGCATGTAGGAGAAATGGTGAGGCTGACATTTAAAGGAGAAAAATCAGAGGCTGGTGTTTCTTCGTTCCAAGCGTTAGCGCTTTCGTTATCAGGACGCGTTGGGACAGGGAATATCGCTGGGGTAGCAACAGCGGTTGCATTCGGTGGACCAGGAGCTGTATTTTGGATGTGGGCAGTAGCCTTTTTAGGAGCAGGATCAGCTTATGTAGAATCAACACTCGCGCAAATATATAAGACGAAACATCAAGGACAGTTTCGTGGTGGGCCTGCTTATTACATTGAAAAAGGTTTAGGTGTGAAATGGTATGCATTAGTATTCGTTGCAGCGACAATTATTGCAACAGGGCTCTTATTGCCAGGTGTGCAAGCAAATAGTATTGCCGTAAGTTTAGAAACAGCTTTTGGAATTAACACTACCGTATCAGGGGCTTTATTAGTTGTTGTATTAGCTATTATCATCTTCGGTGGAGTAAAGCGAATCGTTAATGTGGCGCAAGTTGTCGTACCATTTATGGCAGTTGGTTATATTTTAGTAGCTTGCGTTATTGTTGCTATGAATATTGAAAAATTGCCAGAAGCATTTATGTTAATTATAAGAAGTGCTTTTGCATTAGAGGCGGCTTTCGGTGGTATTATCGGTTTAGCAATTTCTTGGGGAGTAAAACGTGGTATTTATTCCAATGAAGCAGGGCAAGGAACTGGACCACATGCAGCAGCAGCTGCGGAAGTATCACATCCAGCTAAACAAGGTTTAGTACAAGCATTTTCCGTTTACATTGATACATTATTTGTTTGTTCAGCAACAGCATTTATGATGATTATTACAGGCATGTATAACGTATTTGATGCAAGCGGAAAAAACTTTATCGTAAATAAATTAAATGGTGCTCAACCAGGACCGGGATATACACAGGCAGCGGTAGAATCTGTTTTCCCTGGATTTGGAAACGGTTTCGTTGCAATCTCGTTACTATTCTTTGCATTTACAACAATTATGGCGTATTACTACATTGCAGAAACGAATATCGCGTACTTAAATCGTGATAAAGACCGTCCTTGGCTGTCTATGATACTAAAATTTGTATTTTTAGGAGCTGTATTCTACGGCTGTATAAAAACAGCAGCAACGGCGTGGGCTTTAGGTGACATCGGTGTAGGAATTATGGCATGGGTAAATATCATTGCGATTTTACTATTACAAAAGCCTGCATTAGTTGCATTAAAGGATTATGAAAAGCAGAAAAAAGAAGGAAAAGATCCAGTATTTGATCCAGGGCCATTAGGCATTAAAAATGCTGATTTCTGGGAGCATGAATACGGAAAAGATAAGAAGGAAGAAGTATCTTAA